One window of Pelobates fuscus isolate aPelFus1 chromosome 9, aPelFus1.pri, whole genome shotgun sequence genomic DNA carries:
- the LOC134572511 gene encoding ras-related protein Rab-38-like: protein MSSPEREFLCKVLVVGDLGVGKTSIIQRYVHNIFSQCYRATIGVDFALKIVNWNEDTVVRLQLWDIAGQERFGHMTRLYYREAVGALVVCDVGREATVQSVQRWKEDLDSKVSLQSGKPIPLILLGNKCDQLPPGCSTRNLEEMSKEMGFSGCHLTSAKENMNIHEAVSCLIKEMIANEEDSERANDPSIVKPSLRPLSLPICKNCSLCSR, encoded by the exons ATGAGTTCACCTGAGAGAGAATTTCTGTGTAAAGTGCTTGTCGTGGGCGATCTTGGTGTTGGCAAGACATCGATCATACAGCGGTATGTCCACAACATCTTCTCCCAGTGTTACCGAGCAACCATTGGAGTCGATTTTGCCCTGAAAATCGTGAACTGGAACGAGGACACGGTGGTCCGATTACAGCTTTGGGATATTGCAG GTCAGGAGCGGTTTGGCCATATGACACGTTTGTATTACCGTGAAGCTGTAGGAGCTCTCGTGGTGTGTGACGTGGGACGTGAAGCCACGGTGCAATCAGTCCAGCGTTGGAAAGAAGATCTGGACTCCAAAGTGTCTTTACAGAGTGGAAAACCAATCCCATTAATACTGCTAGGGAACAAGTGCGACCAACTCCCTCCAGGCTGCAGCACCCGAAATCTAGAGGAGATGAGTAAAGAGATGGGGTTCAGTggctgtcatctgacctctgcaAAG GAAAACATGAACATCCATGAAGCAGTTTCCTGTTTAATTAAGGAAATGATTGCTAATGAGGAAGATTCTGAACGTGCGAATGACCCCAGTATAGTAAAGCCATCTCTTCGACCCCTATCGCTACCTATCTGCAAGAATTGCTCACTTTGCTCACGGTGA